In a genomic window of Mycosarcoma maydis chromosome 5, whole genome shotgun sequence:
- a CDS encoding putative dynactin Arp1 p25 subunit RO12 — MPSTISHVSPYHPNEYVQTALTGNKVSRKATILGSQNIILGGKCIIQHGAIIRGDLKRISPSSTSSTAVGSQTQPAQSVAIFIGRYCILAESSVIRPPYKTYKGIFSYYPMKMGDHVSVGANTVLEAASVGSHVEIGANCLVGRFVIIKDCARILDGSVVAPNTVIPSFSIFGGSPARLVGELPETFSESCEAKMKHFYQRFRPANER, encoded by the exons ATGCCATCGACAATCAGTCATGTGTCGCCCTACCATCCGAACGAGTACGTTCAAACCGCTTTGACGGGCAACAAGGTATCGCGCAAGGCCACCATTCTGGGCTCACAGAACATCATTCTTGGCGGAAAGTGTATCATTCAGCACGGAGCAATTATTCGAGGTGATCTGAAGAGGATATCTCCTTCTTCGACCTCTTCAACAGCAGTAGGGAGTCAAACGCAGCCGGCGCAATCTGTGGCCATTTTTATAGGCAGATACTGTATATTGGCCGAGTCTAGCGTGATACGTCCTCCATACAAGACATACAAAGG TATCTTTTCTTACTACCCGATGAAAATGGGCGACCACGTTTCAGTGGGAGCTAACACAGTGTTGGAAGCTGCATCAGTTGGGTCGCACGTCGAGATTGGAGCCAATTGTCTCGTTGGCCGATTTGTAATTATCAAGGATTGCGCTCGAATCCTGGACGGCAGCGTTGTCGCCCCAAACACGGTGATACCCTCCTTTTCTATATTCGGGGGCAGTCCTGCAAGACTGGTGGGAGAGCTCCCCGAGACTTTCTCCG